AAGCAGCACCGGTGTCTGGGACGAGACCTTTAAGCCGGGGCGGTATGTCTATACACCAGGTGTTACCTATGGTCTGGATGGTGCTGTCAGGGCTATTACCGTGGATGGCAATGGCAAGATTCTGGTGGGGGGCGATTTTACTGCACCAAAGAATCATATTGTTCGGCTTAACCCCTTGGATGGTTCGGAAGATACCTCGTTTAATCCCGGAACAGGGGCCGATGGGACGGTTACCCATATTGCCCGGCAGTCCACCGGCCATATTATTATTGGCGGCTCCTTTGCTACCGTGAATGGTACTGCCAAGGCCAAGGTGGCACGTCTGTCCGCAACAGGCTCCTTGGATGCCGCTTTTGGCACCGGGCTTTATGGTGGCAGTCTGCAGGCCCTGGCGGTGCAGTCCGATGACAAGGTGCTGCTGGGCGGCAGTTTTTTCGGGTTGAACGGCACCTATGATCTGCCCAAGCTGATTCGGACTTCTGCCGATGGCGTGCTGGATGCGAGCTTTACGCAATTGGTGCCCTATTACGATAATCTAGGGGAGATTCAGTATACCGCTGCAGCCAACTATTTTCAGGCCATTACCAGTCTTTTGGTTTTGCCGGACAAGATTGTAGTAGGCGGCTGGTATAGCTCCATTATCATGAGCGGAAACCCGCTTTACCATGATGCCAGGATTTTTATCCTTGAAGCGGGTAATGGAGCCTATACGAGTTTGATGACCTTTAAAAGCGGGCCGACGAATACCGATGGCTCTACCCACTCGGATGTCTTTGCCCTGGGAAAACGCAGTGACGGCCAACCCTTGGCTGGTGGCAGTTTTACCCAGAATGATTCCAATGAAGACTACTACTATGGCCTTTGCTTGATCTCCAGCACCACTTGGCAGCCTGTCACTACCTATAAGCCGGTGGTGGGTGGCCAGCCTAATGTGAAGTCACTGGCCCTGCAAGCCGATGGCAAGCTGCTGGCAGCCGGCGATTTCTACCTGGTAGGCAGCACCCCTGAAAACGGTCTGGCCCGTTTCAGCACCACCGGTACGCTGGATACTACACTGGTTACTCCGCTTGTTAAAGGCGGGACAATCAATAGTGTGCTGGCACGCAGCGACGGCAAGCTGATTGTAGGTGGTTATTTTTATTATATATCTGACACTAGCGTATATCGTGATATAGCCTTGCTCAGTGCTGGTGGAGTTTTTGAATCAGGAAACGCGGTGGGGATGCACAACGCTCTGGCCCTAACGACAGACAACAAAGTGCTGACCGCCTTGTATCATAACCCTGGCATTAAGGGATTGAACGCTGATTTAACGGTTGATTCAAGTTTTGTCCCGGGTACCGGAATACCCAATAGTCAGACAGAGTATGTCAATACTGTAGTGGTTCAACCTGATGGCAAGATTCTCGTGGGGGGCTCGTTTTCAAGTTTCAGTGGTGCTGTGCGGCAAAACATTGTGCGGCTGAATAGTGATGGCAGTATTGATAATACCTTTGCGTCTCCTGTTTTTACCGTTTTTTACGGCCAGAGTGAGGTGTATGCAATAGCGGTGCAGCCTGACGGCAAGATCCTGCTGGCCGGGCGCTTCTCTACGGTGGGCGGCGTTGCCAGCCCTACCGTGGTGCGACTGAACAGCAACGGCAGTGTGGATACCTCATTTCAGGCACCGTTCGGAGACTCCGGTTCCACTGCCTACGCACTGGCCCTGCAGCCAGATGGCAGGATACTGGTGGGCGGGAGTATGCAGATCGTTGAAGGAGAAAGCATCTATAATAGTCTGGTGCGGCTGTATCCCAACGGCAGTCGGGATAGCTCCTTTGGTAGTTCCATCACCGGCACCGTCAAGTCGATTGTGCTGAACGGCACGCAGATTGTGGCGGGTGGTACCATCGAGGCAGTGGACGGCACAGCCCGCCAAGGTCTGGCACGCTTCACTACGACTCCGGAATATCTTTTGACCGTAACAAGATCGAGCGTAGCTGGTGGGAGCATTACCGCCAGCACCGGCACCTTCGGCTGGAGTGGAACGGTCGGTATGGCGGCTTATAACAGTGGAACCAGTGTAACGCTGACCGCCCAGGCGGGGGCGGGCTACATCTTCAGCGGCTGGTCCGGCGAGGGCTGCAGCGGTACCGGCAGCTGTACGGTTGCCATGTCTGCAGCACGTAGTGTCACCGCTACGTTTACTGCAATACCCCAAGTGGCCCTGACGGTAACACTGGGAGGCAGTGGCGGCGGTTCAGTCATCAGTACTCCTGCAGGTATCGATTGTCCCGCTTCCAGCTGTTCCGGCCAGTTTGCTAGCGGTAGTACGGTCTCACTCACCGCTGTCCCCAACGCCAGCTCAACCTTTGATGGCTGGATTGGTTGTCAAACTACGAATGGTACGGTTTGTGGTGTGATCATGAATACTCCTAGAGAGGTGACTCCGCTCTTTAACTCAGCAAAAGCCCAGATCGGGGGTGTCGGTTATGCCACCCTGGCAGAGGCGTTTGCCACCAACTTTGGTACAACGCCGATACTCCTGCTCGACGGTAACCTTGCCGAGTCGTTGACCGTTACCAAGGCCGTAACCCTGAAAGGCGGCTATAATGCTACGTTTACAGCATTAACCGGACTTTTCAGCAACCTGACAGCTCCCTTGACTATCAGTACCGGCAGTCTGACCGCCTCCATGCTGGTCATTAAATAACCATGCCGCTCTTTATCTGCAAACTGGGCAGTCCCGATGGCGCTATCCTGCAGCGAGAGCTGGAGGCGGTTGACGAAGCACAGTTGCGGGCAGGGCTGGAGGCGCAGGGTTATCACGTTTTTTCGCTGCAACGGTCCGGCCTGAAACTGTCGTTCAACTTTTTGAAGCCGCGCGGCGGTCGCATCGACAACCGGGAACTGTTGGCCTTTAATCAGGAACTGGTGGTGCTGCTGAAATCCGGTATGCCGATTGTGCCGGTGCTGGATGCAATCCTTGAGCATCGCCGAAAGGCCGGTGGTACTTTTGCCCAGGTGCTGGGACAGGTGCGGGAGGATGTCAAAGGAGGGGCTGCGCTCTCCACTGCCCTGGAGCGGCACGGCAGGCTGTTTCCGCCGCTGTATCTTGCGTCTGTCCGGGCAGGAGAGCGGACCGGTGAGGTGCCCCAGACCATCCGTCGCTACATCCTGTTCCTGAAAAGGTCTGAGGAACTACGTAAAAAGCTGATCTCTGCACTGATTTATCCAAGTATTCTCGTGGTGGTGGCGGTACTGGCAATCATGTTGCTGCTGATCTATGTGGTTCCCACCTTCAGTCATGTCTATGCCGATTCCGGGTCTCAACTGCCCCTGCTGACCCGTCTGCTGATCAGCTTTACCAATACCTTGCAGTCGACTGTTGTGGTCTGGCTACCGGGGATGGTCGCGGCTGTTGTTGGCCTGCGCAGCTGGAGCCGCTCTGACGGAGGACGTCAGCGGATAGACCGCTGGAAACTGGCACTGCCGGTGTTGGGTGACCTGTTTTTCGGGTATGCCGTATCGGTCTTTTCCCGTACTCTGGCCACGCTGCTGGGTAGCGGTATACCGATCGTTGAATCGTTGCGGATGTCTTTGGGCACCCTGAACAACCGCCTGCTGGAGCAAGGCATGGTCATAGCCATCCATCAGGTGGAAGAGGGAGGACGGCTCTCGGTGGCCCTTGAACAGCAGCAGTTGATGCCGCCGCTGGCATTGCGGATGTTGGGGGTAGGAGAGGCAACCGGATCAATGGAGGAAATGCTGTCCGATGTTGCCGAACACCTTGAGGCCCAGGTTGAGGAGCGCTTGCAGCTCCTGACCACTGCCATTGAACCGGCAGTCATGCTGATTATGGGCCTGGTGATCGGTATCATCATCGTGGCCATGTATCTGCCGATCTTTAAACTTGCCGGAACAGTGGGGTAGGAACAGCACTATGGAGATGTCACAACACAAGAAACTCAGCCAGATCATGACGGAGCTGGATGCCCTGACTGCCGAGGAGATCGATCTGGTCCTGGCTCATCAGGCCGCGCAGGGGGGACGTTTTGGAGAGGCTGCCCGGGAGCTTGGCCTGGTGGATGAAGCAATGGTTGCCAAGGCGCTTGCCGCCCAGTTTGGTCTGCCGTTTGTGGATCTTGGCAGTTTCAAGGTGGATCACGGGCTGTTCGACACCCTCCCGCCTGATCTGATGTACCGCTATCACTTTGTGCCGCTTTCCCTGGATGACGGTGTGTTGAACATAGCCATTGCCGATCCTACGGACGTTCTGATGCTGGACGAACTTGAACTGGTACTGGATCGGCCGGTCACCTTTTCTGTTGCCGCAACGCCAGCCATCAACAAACTGCTCAAGGGGGGAGAAGGGACCCGCCGGGTCTTGCGGGATGTGTCTGAGGACTTTCTGCTGCAACTGGTAAAAGAGACCGATAGCGGCGAAGAGGTTCTCTCTCTGGAGAGCCTGTCGTCAGATACCGCCTCCAGCCCGATCGTCAAACTGATCAATACCACCCTGCTGGACGCCCTGGGCCGTCGTGCCAGTGATATCCATGTTGAAACCGGTCATGACGGGGTCACCATCAAATACCGGATTGACGGGGTGCTTTACCAGGCCAATGATCCGATTGACCTCCACTTTCAGGGACCGATCATCTCCCGCCTCAAGATCATGAGTGAGCTGGATATTTCTGAACGACGCATTCCTCAGGATGGCCGTTTCAAGATCCGTTTGGGGGACAAGTCGATTGACTTCCGGGTGTCGATCATGCCCAGCGCCCATGGCGAAGATGCGGTCATCAGGATTCTTGATAAAGAAAGTATTGCCGCCGAGATGAAAGGTTTAAGTCTTGAGCATCTTGGCATCCATCCCCGCGAACTGACCCGTATCAGGCGCAAGATTCGCGAACCGTACGGCATGGTGCTGGTGACCGGCCCCACCGGTTCAGGTAAGACCACCACCCTGTACGCTGCCTTAACCGAAATCCATACCGGTCTGGACAAGATCATTACCATTGAAGACCCGGTTGAATATCTGCTGAAGGGGGTGCTGCAGATCCCGGTCAATGAAAAAAAGGGACTGACCTTTGCCCGCGGTCTACGCTCCATCCTGCGCCATGACCCGGACAAGATCATGGTGGGGGAGATCCGCGATCCCGAAACCGCCCAGATCGCGGTGCAGTCGGCCCTGACCGGACACCTGGTCTTTACCACGGTCCATGCCAACAACGTGCTGGATGTGATCGGGCGTTTTACCCACATGGGGCTCGATCCCTACAACTTTGTCTCTTCACTGAACTGTGTCATTGCCCAACGGCTGGTTCGTAAGGTCTGTAAAGAGTGTCGCCGGCCGGTCGACCTGACGGATCAACAGTTGCGCGAGGCGGCCATTGACCCTGCCTGGCGTGCCACTGCCACCTTCTATGAGGCGGTTGGCTGTGATGCCTGTAACAGTACCGGCTATCGGGGGCGTTCCGCCATTATTGAGATGCTGGAGATGAATGATGAGCTGAGGGATATGATCGTATCCAAGACGCCGGCGGTGCGGCTGAAACAGGTTGCCCGTGAACAGGGGACGGTCTTTCTGCGGGAGGCAGCAGTAGAAAAGCTGTGTGCCGGTGATACCACGTTGCAGGAAATCAACCGCGTGACATTTGTGGAATAGGTGGTACACTTTTTAAACCGAACAAGTTTCTTATCTGCAGGATACATGTGACATCTGCCTGACTGCCGGCCGGTAACACCTTCCTCCACCCCTCCTGGCCAGCCTAGGCCGCTGTTAATCAGGAGGTGGCTTATGAACCTTCAGTCCGGCCCGATAACGTTTACTTTTATAGTAGGAACCCTCCTCTTAAACCTCCGCTTCTTGTCCCTGCCTCGGATTCTTGTCCTTAGCCTGCTACTCACTGCGGTTTCGCCGGCATTCGTGCTTGCTGACGATATCTGCGGCTGGGGTACGTCCACCAAGTGGAAGGTTAAGATGCATCTGACCCAGGTGCTGAGCAAGTCGGGAATTCTGCAATCAGGGCCTGACTGTACTGCCAACTATGTGCTGGCGCTGGACCATGTCTCGGATGTAAGAGGCGAGTTCATCAGCAGCGGAACGCCTGGCCAGTATCAGGGAGACCTGACGAGCACTGAGGTCGTGAACAACATGATGGACATTCCGTTCACCGGCAGGCCTGAGTGCAGCTATGGGAATGTCTACTTTACCGAAATAGGTACTGGAGAAGGAGCTGAAAGTGCTGTTCCGTTTACCATCGATACTGCGATGGGGAAGTACACCATCAGATTTCCACATACCGGGGTTGATATTCCATTCAATTATATCACCATGTATGGAGGGTATTCGGGAACACTTAATAAAGAGATCAACGGCGGGTTCATTATAGACTATCCAGGCATGGTACTTGCCGAAAGCCCATCCGATCCGGTCACTACCCTTGAATTTCCGCTGCCAGGCGCCTCCCCCCAAATCATCACCGGCGAAACCACCTTTCCTCACCAGCAGTACCCTGAAATTCCGGTCACCTGGTCATGGGAGTTGACACCTGATGCCGGCGGGGCTGAAAAGGAGCTGGGCGCACCCGGCGGCATGGGCAAGGGGAACGGTGGAGACATGGCCCCTGGCGCGGGATACGGTGCGCCGAGCTGGACCGTCAATATGGCGAACCTCAACATCTTCATCACCGATACCCCGCTTTGGTACAAAAGCCCGATCGGCCCTGCGGTGGAAGTCTCCTTCAGCTACAATTCCAAGGCGGTGTCCAACCGCTTTGAACCGGCCGGCCGCAACTGGCAGCTGAACTACGAGAGCTACCTTGCTCCTGATCCGGTCAGCGGCGATGTGACCATCTACATGCCGGACGGGCGCCGCGATGTCTATACCTATGATGCAAACACCGCGAAGTTCACCCCGCCCTACCGGGTCTTCAACGAGCTGACGGTGGTGGCTGGGGATTACCGGCTGGCCTTTCCCG
Above is a window of Trichlorobacter lovleyi SZ DNA encoding:
- a CDS encoding type II secretion system F family protein → MPLFICKLGSPDGAILQRELEAVDEAQLRAGLEAQGYHVFSLQRSGLKLSFNFLKPRGGRIDNRELLAFNQELVVLLKSGMPIVPVLDAILEHRRKAGGTFAQVLGQVREDVKGGAALSTALERHGRLFPPLYLASVRAGERTGEVPQTIRRYILFLKRSEELRKKLISALIYPSILVVVAVLAIMLLLIYVVPTFSHVYADSGSQLPLLTRLLISFTNTLQSTVVVWLPGMVAAVVGLRSWSRSDGGRQRIDRWKLALPVLGDLFFGYAVSVFSRTLATLLGSGIPIVESLRMSLGTLNNRLLEQGMVIAIHQVEEGGRLSVALEQQQLMPPLALRMLGVGEATGSMEEMLSDVAEHLEAQVEERLQLLTTAIEPAVMLIMGLVIGIIIVAMYLPIFKLAGTVG
- a CDS encoding GspE/PulE family protein, encoding MEMSQHKKLSQIMTELDALTAEEIDLVLAHQAAQGGRFGEAARELGLVDEAMVAKALAAQFGLPFVDLGSFKVDHGLFDTLPPDLMYRYHFVPLSLDDGVLNIAIADPTDVLMLDELELVLDRPVTFSVAATPAINKLLKGGEGTRRVLRDVSEDFLLQLVKETDSGEEVLSLESLSSDTASSPIVKLINTTLLDALGRRASDIHVETGHDGVTIKYRIDGVLYQANDPIDLHFQGPIISRLKIMSELDISERRIPQDGRFKIRLGDKSIDFRVSIMPSAHGEDAVIRILDKESIAAEMKGLSLEHLGIHPRELTRIRRKIREPYGMVLVTGPTGSGKTTTLYAALTEIHTGLDKIITIEDPVEYLLKGVLQIPVNEKKGLTFARGLRSILRHDPDKIMVGEIRDPETAQIAVQSALTGHLVFTTVHANNVLDVIGRFTHMGLDPYNFVSSLNCVIAQRLVRKVCKECRRPVDLTDQQLREAAIDPAWRATATFYEAVGCDACNSTGYRGRSAIIEMLEMNDELRDMIVSKTPAVRLKQVAREQGTVFLREAAVEKLCAGDTTLQEINRVTFVE
- a CDS encoding delta-60 repeat domain-containing protein; this encodes MTNKFPVNHLIVLFVLWIVALFSAVPAVASTTLDTAFNPVLSKAGQITGIVPLVNGKVVVIGSFSSISGVARKNIAVLNPDGSVDTSFQLDSRIPSDMIYAAAVQSDGKILIGGQISIIGATESQNYLFRVSSTGVWDETFKPGRYVYTPGVTYGLDGAVRAITVDGNGKILVGGDFTAPKNHIVRLNPLDGSEDTSFNPGTGADGTVTHIARQSTGHIIIGGSFATVNGTAKAKVARLSATGSLDAAFGTGLYGGSLQALAVQSDDKVLLGGSFFGLNGTYDLPKLIRTSADGVLDASFTQLVPYYDNLGEIQYTAAANYFQAITSLLVLPDKIVVGGWYSSIIMSGNPLYHDARIFILEAGNGAYTSLMTFKSGPTNTDGSTHSDVFALGKRSDGQPLAGGSFTQNDSNEDYYYGLCLISSTTWQPVTTYKPVVGGQPNVKSLALQADGKLLAAGDFYLVGSTPENGLARFSTTGTLDTTLVTPLVKGGTINSVLARSDGKLIVGGYFYYISDTSVYRDIALLSAGGVFESGNAVGMHNALALTTDNKVLTALYHNPGIKGLNADLTVDSSFVPGTGIPNSQTEYVNTVVVQPDGKILVGGSFSSFSGAVRQNIVRLNSDGSIDNTFASPVFTVFYGQSEVYAIAVQPDGKILLAGRFSTVGGVASPTVVRLNSNGSVDTSFQAPFGDSGSTAYALALQPDGRILVGGSMQIVEGESIYNSLVRLYPNGSRDSSFGSSITGTVKSIVLNGTQIVAGGTIEAVDGTARQGLARFTTTPEYLLTVTRSSVAGGSITASTGTFGWSGTVGMAAYNSGTSVTLTAQAGAGYIFSGWSGEGCSGTGSCTVAMSAARSVTATFTAIPQVALTVTLGGSGGGSVISTPAGIDCPASSCSGQFASGSTVSLTAVPNASSTFDGWIGCQTTNGTVCGVIMNTPREVTPLFNSAKAQIGGVGYATLAEAFATNFGTTPILLLDGNLAESLTVTKAVTLKGGYNATFTALTGLFSNLTAPLTISTGSLTASMLVIK